A section of the Candidatus Binatia bacterium genome encodes:
- the efp gene encoding elongation factor P: MIIKHQNDLYRVSNVVHVTPGNWRGMVQTRLRNLRSGVQIENRFRSEDRVERVTLEQHEMEFLYESDGLYHFMNTETFEQIALDREALGDAVLYLAPNLRVQVEFYEGQPIGVSLPKTVDVRVTETEPSLKGATVTNVLKPAKVETGATVQVPGFISVGDVIRVDTETGEYVSRAK; the protein is encoded by the coding sequence ATGATCATCAAGCACCAGAACGATCTGTACCGGGTGTCCAATGTGGTGCACGTGACTCCGGGGAACTGGCGCGGCATGGTGCAAACCCGCCTGCGCAATCTTCGTTCCGGCGTGCAAATTGAGAACCGCTTCCGCTCGGAGGACCGGGTCGAACGAGTGACGCTAGAGCAGCACGAAATGGAGTTCCTCTACGAGTCCGACGGGCTTTATCACTTCATGAACACGGAAACCTTCGAGCAAATTGCTTTGGATCGTGAAGCACTCGGAGATGCCGTGCTATACCTAGCCCCCAACTTGCGTGTGCAAGTTGAATTTTACGAAGGCCAACCTATTGGCGTCAGCCTTCCGAAGACTGTCGACGTCCGCGTCACGGAAACCGAGCCTTCGTTAAAAGGTGCAACTGTTACCAACGTCTTGAAGCCTGCCAAGGTAGAAACTGGGGCGACGGTTCAGGTGCCCGGCTTCATTTCCGTCGGCGACGTCATCCGGGTAGACACGGAAACCGGAGAGTACGTATCGCGGGCCAAATGA
- a CDS encoding cupin, producing the protein MRHWVSVEESVAFRPDKLCKVNLFESPRMFCDVYGLEPGQSQGGHVHEGSDKVYFVVSGEGRFQVGTEEQTAGAGTAVFAPAGTLHSVANPGPDRLVLLVFMAPKP; encoded by the coding sequence ATGAGGCACTGGGTTAGCGTAGAGGAGTCGGTCGCATTTCGTCCGGACAAGCTCTGTAAGGTCAACCTTTTCGAGAGTCCCCGTATGTTTTGCGACGTGTACGGGTTGGAACCCGGCCAAAGCCAGGGTGGCCACGTTCACGAGGGCTCCGACAAAGTGTACTTCGTTGTCTCCGGGGAGGGGAGATTCCAAGTGGGTACGGAGGAGCAGACCGCGGGGGCAGGAACAGCGGTCTTTGCGCCAGCAGGAACCTTGCACAGTGTCGCCAATCCAGGGCCAGACCGCTTGGTGCTTTTGGTTTTCATGGCGCCGAAGCCTTGA
- a CDS encoding methylmalonyl Co-A mutase-associated GTPase MeaB, whose protein sequence is MFVARGGVVEYKQLVAVMNVEKLVDQMLAGDRRALARLMTLVENGHPATNVILSRVHQRCGRAYVVGFTGPPGAGKSTLVDRFTGALRARGYSVGIVAVDPSSPFSGGAVLGDRIRMQAHYLDESVFIRSMSTRGSHGGLARATRQIVELLDAFGKDFILIETVGVGQTELDIMRIADTTVVVLVPEAGDTIQTMKAGLLEIADIFVVNKADREGANRIKTELETMLQLRPAQGWPVPVLLTKAVTGEGVNDLVEKVFEHRSWREKTGARARTNAAARQEEFLRALQEEVGRRLSAAAERGAFTEVFDRLRRGEVDPYRAALEVVERQDVLKQALQA, encoded by the coding sequence GTGTTCGTTGCTCGGGGCGGGGTGGTGGAGTACAAGCAACTTGTGGCCGTCATGAACGTGGAAAAACTCGTAGATCAAATGTTGGCGGGAGACCGGCGGGCGCTGGCCAGGTTGATGACGCTCGTGGAAAATGGGCACCCGGCAACGAATGTGATTTTGAGTCGCGTCCACCAACGCTGTGGCAGAGCTTACGTCGTGGGATTCACCGGGCCGCCCGGAGCGGGAAAGTCGACCCTTGTAGATCGCTTCACTGGAGCCCTGCGGGCACGAGGATACTCCGTCGGGATCGTAGCCGTCGATCCATCGAGCCCGTTCTCTGGCGGTGCTGTTCTGGGAGATCGCATCCGCATGCAGGCACACTACCTCGACGAATCCGTCTTTATCCGTAGTATGAGTACCCGCGGTAGCCATGGAGGGCTGGCGCGCGCGACCCGCCAAATCGTCGAGTTGCTGGATGCATTCGGGAAAGACTTCATTTTGATCGAGACGGTGGGTGTCGGGCAGACAGAACTCGACATCATGCGGATTGCAGATACGACCGTGGTGGTTCTGGTACCCGAAGCCGGAGACACCATCCAAACGATGAAGGCCGGACTTTTGGAAATTGCGGACATTTTCGTCGTGAACAAAGCAGACCGCGAGGGGGCGAACCGAATCAAGACGGAGCTGGAGACTATGCTTCAATTGCGTCCGGCCCAGGGATGGCCCGTACCCGTACTGTTGACCAAAGCGGTAACCGGCGAGGGCGTGAATGATTTAGTGGAGAAGGTTTTCGAACACCGCTCCTGGCGAGAAAAAACGGGCGCGCGAGCACGAACGAATGCTGCTGCCAGACAGGAAGAGTTCTTGCGGGCGCTCCAGGAGGAGGTTGGGCGGCGACTAAGCGCAGCCGCGGAGCGTGGGGCTTTTACCGAAGTTTTCGATCGCCTCCGTCGAGGTGAGGTCGACCCGTATCGGGCTGCGCTGGAGGTGGTAGAACGGCAGGACGTGCTGAAGCAGGCTCTGCAGGCTTGA
- a CDS encoding ferredoxin--nitrite reductase produces the protein MRASEQLREEALEAHASRIERYRRGELTDDEFRPIRLSYGLYYQLDHTSHMQRIKLPAGVLTSEQAEVIAGIAEEYARGVMHVTTRQDIQLHWVALENVMPMYRRLHAVGISTRGACADSVRNITGCFHSGLLPDEPFDVIPYVFALNEYFLFHPLNITLPRKFKISFSSCAYDCVQGPVNDIAFYPHLREGRPGFAVLAGGGLGSQPFLAKRISDFVPAEDMLAIAEAIIRVQHRLGERKNRKKARMKYVVQRLGLEQFRQEVEATFAQVQNEFGDRLRSELGEMLAAYPIRKPVHPPAELPTRRSGEFARWLETNVFVQKQAGYFGLTVQLPLGDLTSDQMRRLAALAREHGAGELRASNDQNLFLPWVPGDRVEQVWRSLVEMDLGAPDALHITDVVSCPGADYCSLAVGRSMGMAEVLRQELSEAGPLIRDLGVFRIRISGCPNACGQHHVGDIGLTGMSLPEADGQHRPYYSMLVGARLGEDGAAVGRRVVGKFPAGEVPKVVRAIAELFRSERQGAEPFADFVARVGVERINEVARLAAPGLR, from the coding sequence ATGCGTGCCAGCGAACAACTTCGGGAGGAAGCCCTAGAGGCTCACGCTTCCCGCATCGAGCGCTATCGCCGCGGTGAACTAACGGACGACGAGTTTCGGCCAATCCGGTTGAGCTACGGGTTGTACTATCAACTGGATCACACGAGTCACATGCAACGCATCAAACTTCCTGCGGGTGTGTTGACTTCGGAGCAGGCTGAGGTCATCGCCGGCATTGCAGAGGAGTATGCCCGCGGCGTTATGCACGTCACCACACGCCAAGACATCCAGCTTCACTGGGTGGCGCTCGAAAACGTGATGCCGATGTACCGGCGATTGCACGCCGTCGGGATCAGTACGCGAGGAGCCTGCGCGGATAGTGTCCGCAATATCACGGGGTGCTTTCATTCGGGCTTGTTGCCCGATGAGCCGTTCGACGTGATTCCTTACGTGTTCGCCCTGAACGAATACTTCTTGTTTCACCCGCTGAACATCACGCTGCCGCGCAAGTTCAAGATTTCCTTTTCGAGTTGTGCGTATGATTGCGTGCAAGGGCCCGTCAACGACATTGCGTTCTACCCGCATTTGCGCGAGGGACGGCCCGGCTTTGCCGTTCTCGCCGGCGGAGGGTTGGGTTCGCAGCCGTTCCTGGCGAAGCGGATTTCCGACTTCGTTCCCGCGGAAGATATGCTGGCCATTGCCGAGGCCATAATACGCGTGCAGCACCGCCTCGGGGAGCGAAAGAACCGGAAGAAGGCGAGGATGAAATACGTTGTGCAGCGCCTCGGGTTGGAGCAATTTCGTCAAGAGGTTGAGGCCACGTTTGCGCAGGTGCAGAACGAGTTTGGCGACCGCTTGCGCTCCGAGCTCGGAGAGATGCTGGCTGCTTATCCCATCCGCAAGCCGGTGCACCCACCGGCGGAACTGCCGACCCGCAGGAGTGGCGAGTTTGCCAGGTGGCTGGAGACGAACGTCTTCGTCCAAAAACAGGCCGGGTATTTCGGCCTGACGGTTCAATTGCCCTTGGGAGACTTGACGAGCGACCAGATGCGTCGGTTGGCTGCGTTGGCCCGGGAGCACGGGGCCGGGGAGTTACGGGCTTCGAACGACCAGAATTTGTTTCTACCGTGGGTTCCTGGGGATCGTGTCGAGCAGGTCTGGCGCTCTTTGGTGGAAATGGATTTGGGGGCCCCGGATGCACTGCACATTACGGACGTCGTATCATGCCCCGGGGCGGACTACTGCAGTTTGGCCGTAGGGCGGTCTATGGGCATGGCGGAGGTGCTCCGGCAAGAATTGTCCGAGGCCGGGCCGTTAATCCGAGACCTGGGAGTGTTTCGGATTCGAATTAGCGGCTGTCCGAACGCTTGCGGCCAACACCACGTGGGAGACATCGGCTTGACGGGGATGTCCTTACCTGAAGCAGACGGGCAACATCGGCCCTACTACTCGATGCTCGTTGGCGCGCGGCTGGGCGAGGACGGTGCCGCGGTTGGCCGACGTGTGGTGGGAAAGTTCCCTGCAGGCGAAGTACCGAAGGTTGTGCGGGCGATCGCCGAGCTATTTCGCTCCGAACGCCAGGGGGCGGAACCGTTTGCGGATTTCGTCGCGCGGGTCGGTGTCGAGCGAATCAACGAGGTTGCACGGCTGGCAGCGCCTGGCTTGCGGTGA
- a CDS encoding ser/threonine protein phosphatase, translated as MSALRKMKSLRAFIIGDLHGCSAELDVLLNEISATPDDTVVCLGDYIDRGPDARGVVERLLALERSGCRCVFLKGNHEDMFLDYLGQRGHFGDAFLFNGGESTLNSYGLQGRKGIGAWEALPAEHRAFFGALQLTFRWGDFLCVHAGFDPRRSLDQQHEEDMLWIRQEWIHATHDFGCTVVFGHTPMREPFLHWPYKIGIDTGLVYGNALTCLVVPEMRFLQVRRNGRAVTSWEPRQKLPVR; from the coding sequence TTGAGCGCACTCAGGAAAATGAAATCTTTGCGGGCTTTTATCATTGGCGATCTTCACGGTTGCTCGGCGGAACTGGACGTTCTGTTGAACGAGATCTCCGCCACGCCAGACGATACCGTCGTATGCCTCGGAGACTACATTGATCGGGGGCCCGATGCACGGGGAGTGGTGGAACGCCTGTTGGCGTTGGAGAGGTCTGGCTGCCGGTGTGTGTTCCTCAAGGGCAACCACGAGGACATGTTCTTGGATTATCTCGGGCAGCGCGGGCATTTCGGGGACGCATTCCTGTTTAACGGGGGCGAGAGTACCCTAAACAGTTACGGCCTCCAGGGTCGCAAAGGAATCGGCGCGTGGGAGGCGCTTCCGGCAGAACACCGCGCATTTTTCGGGGCACTGCAATTGACATTTCGCTGGGGAGATTTTCTCTGTGTCCACGCGGGGTTCGACCCACGACGCTCCCTCGATCAACAGCACGAGGAAGACATGCTCTGGATTCGCCAAGAGTGGATTCACGCCACGCATGATTTTGGCTGCACGGTGGTGTTTGGCCACACGCCCATGCGCGAGCCCTTCTTGCATTGGCCATACAAAATCGGAATCGATACGGGGCTCGTTTATGGCAACGCGTTGACGTGTCTGGTCGTGCCGGAAATGCGGTTTTTGCAAGTACGGCGGAATGGACGCGCGGTAACGTCATGGGAACCGCGTCAGAAATTGCCGGTGCGATGA
- a CDS encoding MFS transporter — protein MNRWRVVRGPFKGPWIWAALAAPWRILREGRRQLTAYEWKVVSVLGTANFIDSYDVAILGLALPQIQEGLGIAEDRVGGLTALIRLGVLPALLFTLLADSWGRRRLLLLTILGFTLATFITAFSASAGQFAALQFVARMFIVAEGMLAVVVIAEEVRARYRGWSIGVLSAFGALGHGLASLVFALVEVLPYGWRALYALGAGPLLLLAWFRRSLQETRRFVAYRNHLPVESNWRSALVPVKHLVRMYPGRLLALCAALLPVAFTLDAALIFVSKTLQQTHGYAPAQVTVLFLTVGVVAPVGNLLAGWLGDRWGRKRVLIGAMLANATALLAFYNLTGPWIPLAFGGMLLSLQIVSPLFAALGAELFPTSYRSTASGVRQVVTTLGGAMGLWVEGYLYSQLGSHPAAISALVLALPVAPLIVWAFLPETANRELEEVSPER, from the coding sequence ATGAATCGCTGGAGAGTGGTGCGCGGCCCCTTCAAGGGGCCATGGATTTGGGCCGCGCTCGCTGCGCCGTGGAGAATTTTACGGGAGGGCCGCCGCCAGCTTACAGCTTACGAATGGAAAGTGGTTTCCGTCCTTGGAACCGCAAACTTTATTGACAGCTACGATGTCGCCATTCTCGGGCTAGCGCTGCCGCAGATTCAGGAGGGGTTGGGCATAGCGGAAGACCGCGTCGGGGGACTCACCGCGCTCATACGGTTAGGGGTGTTGCCGGCGTTGTTGTTCACGCTGTTAGCGGATTCGTGGGGGCGGCGACGTCTCTTGTTGCTGACGATTCTGGGGTTCACTCTGGCGACCTTTATCACAGCTTTTTCCGCTAGTGCGGGACAGTTTGCCGCCCTGCAATTCGTTGCCCGCATGTTCATTGTCGCTGAGGGAATGCTCGCTGTTGTGGTTATCGCGGAGGAAGTTCGCGCTCGATACCGGGGATGGAGTATTGGGGTCCTGTCTGCGTTCGGTGCACTCGGCCACGGTTTGGCCTCGCTGGTCTTTGCCCTGGTCGAGGTTTTGCCGTACGGCTGGAGGGCACTGTACGCCCTTGGAGCGGGGCCGCTGTTGCTGCTCGCTTGGTTTCGGCGCTCCTTGCAAGAAACCCGTCGGTTCGTTGCCTATCGAAATCACTTGCCCGTGGAAAGCAATTGGCGAAGCGCGCTGGTACCGGTGAAGCACCTCGTCCGGATGTACCCAGGACGCCTGCTCGCACTGTGTGCGGCGCTGCTGCCGGTAGCGTTTACACTAGATGCTGCTTTGATCTTCGTGTCCAAGACATTGCAGCAAACCCACGGGTATGCACCTGCACAGGTGACTGTGTTGTTCCTCACAGTGGGTGTTGTGGCCCCGGTGGGTAACCTGTTGGCGGGTTGGTTGGGGGACCGTTGGGGGAGAAAGCGTGTGCTCATCGGGGCCATGCTCGCCAACGCCACCGCACTGCTGGCCTTCTACAACCTGACCGGACCATGGATCCCACTGGCGTTCGGGGGCATGTTGTTGTCGCTACAAATTGTCTCGCCGCTGTTTGCCGCACTTGGGGCAGAGCTTTTCCCGACGTCGTATCGCTCCACCGCATCCGGGGTGAGACAGGTCGTGACCACGCTGGGTGGGGCGATGGGTTTATGGGTCGAGGGGTACCTGTACAGTCAACTCGGATCGCACCCCGCTGCGATTAGTGCTCTTGTTCTGGCGCTACCCGTTGCACCGTTGATCGTTTGGGCATTTTTGCCCGAAACTGCCAACCGGGAGCTGGAGGAAGTTTCGCCCGAGCGCTGA